From one Novosphingobium sp. genomic stretch:
- the rplJ gene encoding 50S ribosomal protein L10, whose translation MDRSQKADSVAALNAVFNEVGVVVVTRNLGLTVAQSTVLRGKMRDAGATYKVAKNRLAKIAALETPCAGIGDFLTGPTALSWSIDPVAAAKVVVDFAKTTDKIEIVGGVIGGVVLDVNGVKALATMPSLDELRAKLIGLVQAPATKLAQLSTAPAAKLARVFAAYADKAA comes from the coding sequence ATGGATCGTTCGCAGAAAGCCGATTCGGTTGCCGCTCTCAACGCGGTCTTCAACGAGGTCGGCGTGGTGGTTGTCACCCGCAACCTCGGCCTCACCGTGGCTCAGTCCACGGTGCTGCGCGGGAAGATGCGCGATGCGGGCGCGACCTACAAGGTTGCGAAGAACCGTCTTGCCAAGATCGCCGCTCTGGAAACGCCGTGCGCAGGCATTGGTGATTTCCTGACGGGTCCGACCGCGCTGTCGTGGTCGATTGATCCGGTCGCCGCCGCCAAGGTGGTGGTCGATTTCGCCAAGACGACCGACAAGATCGAGATCGTCGGCGGCGTGATCGGCGGCGTGGTGCTGGACGTCAACGGGGTCAAGGCGCTTGCCACGATGCCCTCGCTCGACGAACTGCGCGCCAAGCTCATCGGCCTCGTTCAGGCGCCCGCGACCAAGCTGGCCCAGCTTTCGACTGCCCCGGCAGCCAAGCTGGCCCGCGTGTTCGCCGCCTATGCGGACAAGGCTGCCTGA
- the rplL gene encoding 50S ribosomal protein L7/L12 — MADIAKLVEELSALTVLEAADLAKALEEAWGVSAAAAVAVAAPAAGGEAAAAVEEKTEFDVILTGDGGKKIQVIKEVRAITNLGLTEAKALVEGAPKAIKEGVSKAEAEDIKKKIEEAGGTVEVK, encoded by the coding sequence ATGGCTGATATCGCCAAGCTCGTTGAAGAACTGTCGGCTCTGACCGTCCTGGAAGCCGCTGACCTCGCCAAGGCCCTCGAAGAGGCTTGGGGCGTTTCGGCTGCTGCCGCTGTTGCCGTTGCCGCTCCGGCTGCTGGTGGCGAAGCTGCTGCCGCTGTCGAAGAGAAGACCGAGTTCGACGTGATCCTCACCGGTGACGGTGGCAAGAAGATCCAGGTCATCAAGGAAGTGCGCGCCATCACCAACCTGGGCCTGACCGAAGCCAAGGCTCTGGTCGAGGGCGCCCCCAAGGCGATCAAGGAAGGCGTGTCGAAGGCTGAAGCCGAAGACATCAAGAAGAAGATCGAGGAAGCCGGCGGCACCGTCGAAGTCAAGTAA
- a CDS encoding type II toxin-antitoxin system RelE/ParE family toxin, with protein MKALRFSPAAQADLETIWDYSAAHWGADQADCYIDDIRDACLKVASGESTGRPVDVRPDYLKIAAGSHRIYARDHGDHLAIIRILHARQDVERNLGND; from the coding sequence GTGAAAGCCCTGAGGTTCTCACCTGCCGCTCAGGCCGATCTTGAGACCATCTGGGATTACAGCGCCGCCCATTGGGGCGCCGATCAGGCTGATTGCTATATCGATGATATCCGCGATGCCTGCCTCAAGGTCGCATCGGGAGAAAGCACAGGCCGACCGGTCGATGTACGGCCCGATTATCTGAAAATCGCTGCCGGATCACATCGGATCTATGCCCGCGATCACGGGGACCATCTGGCCATCATCCGCATCCTGCACGCCCGACAGGATGTGGAGCGCAATCTCGGGAACGACTGA
- a CDS encoding type II toxin-antitoxin system ParD family antitoxin — MARNTSVTIGEHFTSFISEQVQAGRYGSASDVVRAGLRLLEEHEIRVRALQEALIAGEQSGEPEAFDFDAFKARKRAGHQDQ, encoded by the coding sequence ATGGCCCGCAACACATCCGTGACGATCGGCGAGCACTTCACCAGCTTTATCAGCGAGCAGGTGCAGGCGGGCCGTTATGGTTCGGCCAGCGATGTGGTGCGGGCCGGGCTGCGCCTGCTGGAAGAGCATGAGATCAGGGTGCGAGCCCTGCAGGAAGCCCTGATCGCCGGGGAACAGTCCGGCGAGCCGGAAGCCTTCGACTTCGATGCCTTCAAGGCAAGAAAGCGGGCCGGGCATCAGGATCAGTGA
- a CDS encoding cytochrome c family protein — translation MSGRFNTIAGWVLGAGIVALGLTSLSGHYFRADKDQRPEKLGYPIAGVVAEGGAAAAVPIETLLAKADPNAGQQVFQKCAACHTVTQGGPNGVGPNLYGVVGDEIAKGRGGFAFSSSLGGKGGKWDFKSLDTWLTNPRGFADGTKMTFAGLDSPEDRANVIVYLNKQGSNVPLPAAPAAGAALAGDAKAADAKGEAKAEGAASGG, via the coding sequence ATGAGCGGTCGTTTCAATACCATTGCGGGTTGGGTTTTGGGTGCTGGTATCGTGGCCCTTGGGCTGACCAGCCTGTCCGGCCATTATTTCCGGGCGGACAAGGACCAGCGACCGGAGAAGCTGGGCTACCCCATTGCCGGCGTGGTCGCGGAAGGTGGCGCCGCCGCGGCGGTGCCGATCGAGACGCTGCTGGCCAAGGCCGATCCCAATGCGGGGCAGCAGGTTTTCCAGAAATGCGCGGCCTGCCATACGGTGACGCAAGGGGGGCCCAATGGCGTCGGCCCGAATCTCTATGGCGTGGTGGGCGACGAGATCGCCAAGGGGCGCGGCGGCTTTGCCTTCTCGTCCTCGCTGGGGGGCAAGGGTGGCAAGTGGGACTTCAAGTCGCTCGACACCTGGCTGACCAACCCGCGCGGCTTTGCCGATGGCACGAAGATGACCTTCGCGGGCCTCGATTCGCCGGAGGATCGCGCCAATGTGATCGTCTATCTCAACAAGCAGGGCTCGAATGTGCCGCTGCCCGCAGCACCTGCGGCCGGCGCGGCGCTTGCAGGCGATGCCAAGGCAGCAGACGCCAAGGGCGAGGCGAAGGCCGAAGGGGCGGCTTCGGGCGGGTAG
- a CDS encoding prephenate dehydratase — protein sequence MHSYPTPALIQVKTLTQVAESSPSRAMAFQGAPGCNSHRAALDFDPECAPLPCFSFEDALDAVKEGRADRAIIPIENSQHGRVADMHFLLPESGLSIVGEHFIGIHPSLMALPGAKGPFTAAYSHPQALGQSRHYLRERGITPMSYADTAGAAAYVKEMGDPEAAAIAPPLAAELYGLDIIENNVEDAPDNTTRFVVLARAPLDPVSLKGQVAMTTMIFEVRNIPAALYKALGGFATNGVNMTKLESYQKGASFSATMFYADIVGAPGDVGVDHALEELAFHCKELRILGTYAQARERG from the coding sequence ATGCACTCTTATCCCACGCCCGCTCTGATCCAGGTCAAAACGCTGACCCAGGTCGCCGAATCCTCGCCTTCCCGCGCCATGGCCTTTCAGGGCGCGCCGGGCTGCAATTCGCACCGCGCGGCGCTGGATTTCGACCCTGAGTGCGCGCCCTTGCCCTGTTTCAGCTTCGAGGATGCGCTCGATGCGGTGAAGGAAGGCCGTGCCGATCGCGCGATCATCCCCATCGAGAACAGCCAGCATGGCCGCGTGGCCGATATGCATTTTCTACTGCCCGAAAGCGGCCTGTCGATCGTGGGTGAGCATTTCATCGGCATCCACCCCAGCCTGATGGCGCTGCCGGGCGCCAAGGGCCCCTTCACGGCGGCCTATTCGCATCCGCAGGCGCTGGGCCAGTCGCGCCATTATCTGCGTGAGCGCGGCATCACGCCGATGAGCTACGCCGATACGGCGGGCGCGGCGGCCTATGTGAAGGAAATGGGCGATCCCGAGGCGGCGGCCATCGCCCCCCCGCTGGCCGCCGAACTCTATGGCCTCGACATCATCGAGAACAATGTCGAGGACGCGCCCGACAACACCACGCGCTTTGTGGTGCTGGCCCGCGCCCCGCTCGATCCGGTCAGCCTCAAGGGTCAGGTGGCGATGACCACCATGATCTTCGAGGTGCGCAACATCCCCGCCGCGCTCTACAAGGCGCTGGGCGGCTTCGCGACCAATGGCGTCAACATGACCAAGCTGGAAAGCTATCAGAAGGGCGCCAGCTTCTCGGCCACCATGTTCTATGCCGATATTGTCGGCGCGCCCGGTGATGTGGGTGTGGACCATGCGCTGGAAGAACTGGCCTTCCACTGCAAGGAACTGCGCATTCTGGGGACTTACGCTCAGGCGCGTGAGCGCGGCTGA
- a CDS encoding DUF4350 domain-containing protein, translating to MNPRAFSPRAVVVLVLAGVAMFAALLWQVGGGVAATRSDNGGAHAAGTGLNGFAGLSHLLQGEGYAVTLGRSEADWHSPGVLVLTPEVYADGEKLTKAVNEHRRVGPVVVIAPKWQTMPVDTRQPGLRRGWVRVIGTELPQWKGFLDDVTVNTRGFGTGARRVATSLPVPAPVLPDAMVVEVGGGARLRPFARAQGQVLAARYDETIPLTTDDEDEGEPEAEHLLFLVFEPDLLDNYGLSHADNAIWAAEFFRRIGEPQGRITFDVTFNGLGRQPNLLTLAFMPPYLAATLVLGLAVLAAMWRGLLRFGPTLQEGRAIALGKASLLGNAAALIRRARRFHVLGAPYADASRARLARALSLPRQMKAEAVDAAIDRALAARRASGLVSPDFGPEQSFTSAAAQLARAQGEGEILALARTLHAIERIVIP from the coding sequence ATGAACCCGCGCGCTTTCTCGCCGCGCGCCGTGGTCGTGTTGGTGCTGGCCGGAGTTGCGATGTTCGCCGCGCTGCTGTGGCAGGTGGGCGGAGGCGTCGCCGCCACGCGCAGCGACAATGGCGGCGCCCATGCGGCGGGCACCGGGCTCAACGGTTTTGCCGGTCTCAGCCATCTGCTTCAGGGCGAGGGCTATGCCGTCACCTTGGGCCGCAGCGAGGCGGACTGGCACAGCCCCGGCGTGCTGGTGCTGACCCCCGAGGTCTATGCCGATGGCGAGAAGCTGACCAAGGCCGTCAATGAGCATCGCCGCGTCGGCCCGGTGGTGGTGATCGCCCCCAAATGGCAGACCATGCCGGTCGACACCCGTCAGCCCGGCCTGCGCCGGGGCTGGGTGCGGGTGATCGGCACGGAGCTGCCGCAATGGAAGGGCTTTCTCGACGATGTGACCGTCAACACGCGCGGCTTTGGTACCGGGGCGCGGCGGGTGGCGACCTCGCTGCCGGTGCCCGCGCCGGTGCTGCCCGATGCGATGGTGGTGGAAGTCGGCGGCGGCGCGCGGCTGAGGCCCTTTGCGCGGGCGCAGGGCCAGGTGCTGGCGGCGCGCTATGATGAAACCATCCCCCTCACCACCGATGACGAGGATGAGGGCGAGCCGGAGGCCGAGCATCTGCTGTTTCTGGTCTTCGAGCCCGATCTGCTCGACAATTACGGCCTGTCGCATGCGGACAATGCGATCTGGGCGGCGGAGTTCTTTCGCCGCATCGGCGAGCCTCAGGGGCGGATCACCTTCGATGTCACCTTCAACGGTCTGGGCCGCCAGCCCAATCTGCTGACGCTGGCCTTTATGCCGCCCTATCTGGCCGCCACGCTGGTGCTGGGTCTGGCGGTGCTGGCGGCCATGTGGCGCGGGCTGCTGCGCTTTGGCCCCACGCTTCAGGAAGGGCGCGCCATCGCGCTGGGCAAGGCCAGCCTGCTGGGCAATGCCGCCGCGCTGATCCGCCGCGCCCGCCGTTTCCATGTGCTGGGGGCGCCCTATGCGGATGCCTCACGCGCAAGGCTGGCCCGCGCCTTGTCGCTGCCGCGCCAGATGAAGGCGGAGGCGGTGGATGCCGCCATCGACCGGGCGCTGGCCGCGCGCCGCGCCTCGGGGCTTGTGTCGCCCGATTTTGGGCCCGAACAAAGCTTCACCTCAGCCGCCGCGCAACTGGCGCGCGCGCAGGGCGAGGGCGAGATTCTCGCTCTGGCCCGCACCCTGCATGCCATCGAGAGGATTGTGATCCCATGA
- a CDS encoding MoxR family ATPase: MSDLSTALSLTDVARLAQALREQIGKAVVGQRAVVDHLLVALFARGHVLLEGPPGTAKTFLAQSFATALGLDFGRIQFTPDLMPGDILGSNLFNFQTSTFTLTRGPIFCEVLLADEINRTPPKTQAALLEAMQERRVTLDGAAHPLPESFMVVATQNPIEQQGVYPLPEAQLDRFLFKLRVDYPGEAEELAILTRFGQQSGPPDPRAQGVHPVTDAATLAAATRAVAQVTLAEPVAAYIVRLLRATRDSADLACGASPRAGVLLAHASRARAALEGRDYVLPDDVKALAPAVLRHRLLLSPAAEIEGKTAEALVDELIDRTEAPR; encoded by the coding sequence ATGAGCGACTTGAGCACCGCCCTCAGTTTGACCGACGTGGCCCGTCTGGCGCAGGCCCTGCGTGAGCAGATCGGCAAGGCGGTGGTGGGCCAGCGCGCGGTGGTCGATCATCTGCTGGTGGCGCTGTTTGCGCGGGGGCATGTGCTGCTGGAGGGCCCTCCCGGCACCGCGAAAACCTTTCTGGCGCAGAGTTTTGCCACCGCGCTGGGGCTCGATTTCGGGCGCATCCAGTTCACGCCGGACCTGATGCCGGGCGATATTCTGGGTTCGAACCTGTTCAACTTCCAGACCAGCACTTTTACCCTGACGCGCGGGCCGATCTTCTGCGAGGTGCTGCTGGCCGACGAAATCAACCGCACCCCGCCCAAGACCCAGGCCGCCCTGCTCGAAGCCATGCAGGAGCGCCGGGTGACTCTGGACGGCGCGGCCCATCCGCTGCCCGAGAGCTTTATGGTGGTGGCCACGCAAAATCCCATCGAGCAGCAGGGCGTCTATCCGCTGCCCGAGGCGCAGCTCGACCGCTTCCTCTTCAAGCTGCGCGTCGATTACCCCGGCGAGGCCGAGGAGCTGGCGATCCTCACCCGCTTCGGCCAGCAGAGCGGCCCGCCCGATCCGCGCGCGCAGGGCGTCCATCCCGTCACCGACGCCGCCACCTTGGCCGCCGCCACGCGCGCCGTGGCGCAGGTGACTCTGGCCGAGCCAGTGGCGGCCTATATCGTGCGCTTGCTGCGCGCCACGCGCGACAGCGCCGATCTGGCTTGTGGTGCCTCCCCCCGTGCGGGCGTGCTGCTGGCGCATGCCTCGCGCGCTCGCGCCGCGCTGGAGGGCCGCGACTATGTGCTGCCCGACGATGTGAAGGCGCTGGCCCCCGCCGTGCTGCGCCACCGCCTGCTGCTCAGCCCCGCCGCCGAGATCGAGGGCAAGACCGCCGAAGCGCTGGTCGACGAGCTGATCGACCGCACCGAGGCGCCGCGCTGA
- a CDS encoding DUF58 domain-containing protein, protein MRWLSALLARLKPDQAPVPTARAVLALVVLAGIGLGIAVMVPDGWIVGPSLGVVLLALVLVDAALAGGLGEVALTAPVEVEVGARAHLIIRAGLSSRAGHAEAAVALDPRLAPGGVVALPLARKGEAHEGDATITPDRRGPGQIDAVWLRWQGPLGLGARQAKRDLDRPLRVNPNLALLRSRGVQATLRDADIGLVARRMHGDGTMFEALSDYHPGMDRRRIDWKASARHAHLYAKEYEAERNNRIVFAVDCGQAMCEPVAGLARLDRAISVALAAGWVALKGGDLVSLFGFASRVLLSTPFVTDASGFGRLQSAAALLDYETREPNFTLALATLAQQLQRRSLIVVFSDFTDPTSAQLMVESIGRLVARHRVIFVTMLDEELETLARAEPEATQDIALAVGAGQLLRQRALVTAKLRQLGVDVIEAPHDKLGLSLIDAYLSIRQAGGIG, encoded by the coding sequence ATGCGCTGGCTTTCCGCCTTGCTGGCCCGCCTGAAGCCGGATCAGGCGCCGGTGCCGACCGCCCGCGCGGTGCTGGCGCTGGTGGTGCTGGCCGGCATCGGGCTGGGCATTGCGGTGATGGTGCCCGATGGCTGGATCGTCGGGCCGTCACTGGGCGTGGTGCTGCTGGCGCTGGTGCTGGTCGATGCTGCGCTGGCAGGCGGGCTGGGCGAGGTGGCGCTGACGGCCCCGGTCGAGGTGGAGGTCGGCGCCAGGGCTCATCTGATCATCCGAGCCGGGCTTTCCTCCCGCGCTGGCCATGCCGAGGCCGCTGTGGCGCTCGACCCGCGTCTGGCGCCGGGCGGTGTGGTGGCGCTGCCGCTGGCACGCAAGGGCGAGGCTCACGAGGGCGATGCCACCATCACGCCCGACCGTCGCGGGCCAGGGCAGATCGATGCGGTGTGGCTGCGCTGGCAGGGACCTTTGGGGCTGGGCGCGCGGCAGGCAAAGCGCGATCTCGACAGGCCCTTGCGGGTCAATCCCAATCTGGCGCTGCTGCGTTCGCGCGGGGTGCAGGCCACTCTGCGCGATGCCGATATCGGCCTTGTCGCCCGCCGTATGCATGGCGATGGCACGATGTTCGAGGCGTTGTCCGACTATCACCCCGGCATGGACCGGCGGCGGATCGACTGGAAGGCCTCGGCCCGCCACGCCCATCTCTACGCCAAGGAGTATGAGGCCGAGCGCAACAACCGCATCGTCTTCGCGGTGGATTGCGGTCAGGCGATGTGCGAGCCGGTGGCGGGCCTGGCGCGGCTCGACCGGGCGATTTCCGTGGCGCTGGCGGCGGGCTGGGTGGCGCTGAAAGGGGGCGATCTGGTCTCGCTCTTCGGTTTTGCCAGCCGGGTGCTGCTTTCCACGCCCTTTGTCACCGATGCCAGCGGGTTTGGGCGGTTGCAGTCGGCGGCGGCCTTGCTCGATTACGAAACGCGTGAGCCGAATTTCACGCTGGCGCTGGCGACCTTGGCGCAGCAGTTGCAGCGCCGCTCGCTGATCGTGGTCTTCTCCGATTTCACGGACCCCACCAGCGCGCAATTGATGGTCGAGAGCATCGGGCGACTGGTGGCCCGCCATCGCGTGATCTTCGTCACCATGCTGGACGAGGAGCTGGAAACCCTCGCCCGTGCCGAGCCCGAGGCGACTCAGGATATCGCTCTGGCCGTGGGGGCCGGGCAATTGCTGCGCCAGCGCGCGCTGGTGACGGCGAAATTGCGGCAATTGGGTGTCGATGTGATCGAGGCGCCGCATGACAAGCTCGGGCTCAGCCTGATCGATGCCTATCTCTCGATCCGGCAGGCGGGGGGAATCGGATGA
- a CDS encoding stage II sporulation protein M, translating into MTDWIDAVKARLGRGAPAEEGAIRAASLRSDRFRQEREEDWKRLDAIVLRLEQGRIRRLSDEDLLELPVLYRGLVSSLSIARETSLDMATVQWLEALAQRAWFQLHGARQGFGGWLKSFFTGGWSRAVRSMGLDLWIAFGVLVVGTVLGWLLVAHDPQWYGALMGGAGDVRVPGASREVLRGTLFGTQDQNGLGAFAAYLFGHNAQISILCFALGFAFGVPTLMLLVQNAGMLGAMLWLFHGQGLTLEVVGWLSIHGTTELFAITLAGAAGLHIGRAVAFPGQRGAMAAAAEAGCRAAVVMVGVVLMLVVAGLLEGFARQLIQDTMRRLSVGGGMLGFWLLYFFAYGRKRHG; encoded by the coding sequence ATGACCGACTGGATCGATGCCGTCAAAGCCCGGCTGGGCCGTGGCGCTCCGGCGGAAGAGGGCGCCATCCGTGCCGCCTCGCTGCGCTCCGACCGCTTCCGGCAGGAGCGGGAGGAGGACTGGAAACGCCTCGACGCCATCGTGCTGCGGCTGGAGCAGGGGCGTATCCGCCGCCTCTCCGACGAGGATCTGCTGGAGCTGCCGGTGCTCTATCGCGGGCTGGTCTCGTCCCTGTCGATCGCGCGTGAGACCTCGCTCGACATGGCCACGGTGCAATGGCTGGAGGCGCTGGCGCAGCGCGCGTGGTTCCAGCTCCATGGCGCGCGGCAGGGCTTTGGCGGCTGGCTGAAGAGCTTCTTCACCGGCGGGTGGAGCCGGGCGGTGCGCTCGATGGGGCTGGATCTGTGGATCGCCTTTGGCGTGCTGGTGGTGGGCACGGTGCTGGGCTGGCTGCTGGTGGCGCATGATCCGCAATGGTATGGCGCGCTGATGGGCGGGGCGGGCGACGTGCGCGTGCCCGGCGCCAGCCGCGAGGTGCTGCGCGGCACGCTGTTCGGCACGCAGGACCAGAACGGGCTGGGCGCCTTTGCCGCCTATCTCTTCGGGCATAATGCGCAGATCTCGATCCTGTGCTTCGCGCTGGGCTTTGCCTTCGGCGTGCCCACGCTGATGCTGCTGGTGCAGAATGCCGGCATGCTGGGCGCGATGCTCTGGCTGTTCCACGGGCAGGGCTTGACGCTGGAGGTGGTCGGCTGGCTCTCGATCCATGGCACCACGGAATTGTTCGCCATCACGCTGGCGGGCGCGGCGGGGCTGCATATCGGGCGGGCGGTGGCCTTTCCCGGGCAGCGCGGCGCGATGGCGGCGGCGGCCGAGGCCGGATGCCGCGCTGCCGTGGTGATGGTGGGCGTGGTGCTGATGCTGGTGGTGGCCGGGTTGCTGGAAGGCTTTGCCCGCCAGTTGATTCAGGACACGATGCGCCGCCTGAGCGTGGGCGGGGGGATGCTGGGGTTCTGGCTGCTCTATTTCTTCGCCTATGGGCGCAAACGCCATGGCTGA
- a CDS encoding RDD family protein produces MADLRRNDPRRRTLITPEGLMVPFTLASRGSRVGALLIDLLCMVASLILAAVAIGYTAGGLRDIDRHLRGASAQDHAMQALFALWIIVGFLIRNAWFMAFELGPRGATPGKRLLRIRIAARDGARLTPERVIARNLLRDIEIFLPLTMLASSMGEGDSTGWLATGWFLLFALFPLFNRDRLRAGDLIAGTWVVERPRKPLARAMTEHSAETPQAAYRFRDADLAAYGEYELQRLEEVLRLRKVDQMVLVATAICEKIGWHVPHGPDVGPFLDAYYAQLRERLEGGMRMGRRKADKHG; encoded by the coding sequence ATGGCTGACCTGCGCCGCAACGACCCGCGCCGTCGCACCCTGATCACGCCCGAGGGGCTGATGGTGCCTTTCACCCTCGCCTCGCGGGGCAGTCGGGTGGGGGCGCTGCTGATCGATCTGCTCTGCATGGTCGCTTCGCTGATTCTGGCCGCCGTGGCCATCGGCTACACCGCTGGAGGGCTGCGCGACATCGACCGGCATCTGCGTGGCGCCTCGGCGCAGGACCATGCGATGCAGGCGCTGTTCGCGCTGTGGATCATCGTCGGCTTCCTGATCCGCAACGCCTGGTTCATGGCCTTCGAGCTGGGCCCGCGCGGCGCCACGCCGGGCAAGCGCCTGCTGCGCATCCGTATCGCCGCGCGCGACGGCGCCCGTCTGACGCCCGAGCGGGTGATCGCCCGCAACCTGCTGCGCGACATCGAAATCTTCCTGCCGCTGACCATGCTGGCCAGCAGCATGGGCGAGGGCGACAGCACCGGCTGGCTGGCCACCGGCTGGTTTTTGCTCTTCGCGCTGTTTCCGCTGTTCAACCGCGACCGGCTGCGGGCGGGCGATCTTATTGCCGGGACCTGGGTGGTCGAGCGCCCTCGCAAGCCGCTCGCCCGCGCCATGACCGAGCACAGCGCCGAAACCCCTCAGGCGGCCTATCGCTTCCGCGATGCCGATCTGGCGGCCTATGGCGAGTATGAGCTGCAGCGGCTGGAAGAGGTGCTGCGCCTGCGCAAAGTCGACCAGATGGTGCTGGTGGCGACGGCCATCTGCGAGAAGATCGGCTGGCATGTGCCCCATGGCCCGGATGTCGGCCCCTTTCTCGATGCCTATTACGCCCAGCTTCGCGAAAGGCTGGAAGGCGGCATGCGCATGGGCCGCCGCAAGGCCGACAAGCATGGATGA
- the ispG gene encoding flavodoxin-dependent (E)-4-hydroxy-3-methylbut-2-enyl-diphosphate synthase yields the protein MSSVRPWRDIARRQSRQIMVGKLPVGGDAPISVQTMTNTLTSDAKATIDQIRRCEEAGADIIRVSCPDVESTAAFKQIARAARVPLVADIHFHYKRALEAADAGAACLRINPGNIGGSDRVAEVVRAAKANGCAIRIGVNAGSLEKDLLEKYGEPCPEALVESALDHIKLLQDHDFHEYKVAVKASDVFLAVSAYMALADAVDCPLHLGITEAGGLIGGTVKSAIGMGNLLWAGIGDTIRVSLSAEPEEEVRVGYEILKSLGLRTRGVRVVSCPSCARQGFDVIRTVAALEQRLSHIKTPISLSVLGCVVNGPGEARETDIGLTGGGNGKHMVYLSGVTDHVINSESMLDHIVELVEAKAAEMDAAEAAKEAEAAE from the coding sequence ATGTCTTCAGTGCGTCCCTGGCGTGATATCGCGCGCCGTCAAAGCCGTCAGATCATGGTGGGCAAGCTGCCCGTGGGCGGTGACGCTCCGATCTCGGTGCAGACCATGACCAACACGCTCACCTCCGACGCCAAGGCGACGATCGACCAGATCCGCCGCTGCGAGGAGGCTGGCGCCGACATCATCCGCGTTTCCTGCCCCGATGTGGAAAGCACCGCGGCCTTCAAGCAGATCGCCCGCGCCGCCCGTGTGCCGCTGGTCGCCGACATCCACTTCCACTACAAGCGCGCGCTTGAGGCCGCCGACGCCGGCGCCGCATGCCTGCGCATCAACCCCGGCAACATCGGCGGCAGCGACCGCGTGGCCGAAGTGGTGCGCGCCGCGAAGGCCAATGGCTGCGCCATCCGCATTGGCGTGAACGCCGGGTCGCTGGAGAAGGACCTGCTGGAGAAATACGGCGAGCCTTGCCCCGAGGCGCTGGTCGAATCGGCGCTGGACCATATCAAGCTGCTGCAGGACCATGACTTCCACGAATACAAGGTGGCCGTGAAGGCCTCCGACGTGTTCCTGGCGGTCTCGGCCTATATGGCGCTGGCCGATGCGGTGGACTGCCCGCTGCATCTGGGCATCACCGAGGCCGGCGGCCTGATCGGCGGCACCGTGAAGAGCGCCATCGGCATGGGTAATCTGCTCTGGGCCGGTATCGGCGACACCATCCGCGTTTCGCTCTCGGCCGAGCCCGAGGAAGAGGTGCGCGTCGGTTACGAGATCCTGAAATCGCTGGGCCTGCGCACGCGCGGCGTCCGCGTGGTGTCGTGCCCGTCCTGCGCGCGTCAGGGCTTTGACGTGATCCGCACCGTGGCCGCGCTGGAGCAGCGCCTGTCGCATATCAAGACGCCGATCTCGCTCTCGGTGCTGGGCTGCGTGGTGAACGGGCCGGGCGAGGCGCGCGAGACCGACATCGGCCTGACCGGCGGCGGCAACGGCAAGCATATGGTCTATCTGTCGGGCGTGACCGACCATGTGATCAACAGCGAGTCCATGCTGGACCATATCGTTGAGCTGGTCGAGGCGAAGGCTGCCGAGATGGATGCCGCCGAGGCTGCCAAGGAAGCTGAAGCAGCCGAGTAA
- a CDS encoding TIGR02281 family clan AA aspartic protease: MIRLVRLTIGLVLILFGLAQVMMRHSPPAAQAEVPEAASAEVAAAEPYNPWGINRTPPGASHPVEPKVLTRDASRQFHVDLLVNGRSTRFLVDTGADLVALTPQTAQELGLNVNAGDYRPILRTASGTGMGAQVLLDSVELVGHRMDHQPAVVAQGLSENLLGQSVLRQAVRLELNGDTMVLMPK, translated from the coding sequence ATGATCCGCCTTGTTCGCCTCACCATCGGCCTTGTCCTGATCCTGTTCGGTCTGGCGCAGGTCATGATGCGCCACAGCCCTCCCGCAGCGCAGGCCGAGGTGCCCGAGGCTGCCTCGGCCGAAGTCGCGGCGGCGGAGCCTTACAACCCCTGGGGCATCAACCGCACACCGCCCGGCGCCAGCCATCCGGTCGAGCCCAAGGTGCTGACCCGCGATGCCTCGCGGCAGTTCCATGTCGATCTGCTGGTCAACGGGCGCAGCACGCGCTTTCTGGTTGATACGGGCGCCGATCTGGTGGCGCTGACGCCGCAGACCGCGCAGGAGCTGGGGCTGAATGTGAATGCGGGCGATTACCGCCCCATTCTGCGCACCGCGTCGGGCACGGGGATGGGGGCGCAGGTGCTGCTGGACAGTGTGGAGCTGGTGGGGCACCGCATGGATCATCAGCCTGCCGTGGTGGCGCAGGGCCTGAGCGAGAATCTGCTGGGCCAGTCGGTGCTGCGCCAGGCAGTGCGGCTGGAGCTGAACGGCGACACGATGGTGCTGATGCCCAAATGA